atacttcctaattattcaaaggcaatctgatatttcttaatctgatatctgttttgtaaataatcaatccattttattctcataaataaaatggattttattctttctcattttatactcataattattcttatacagtttcctgttcgatgagcccctaagtatttaaccttttttaccgcctcaaatcctgttatttcctctaatttttgtttctgaggtttagacatatttttgattatcacttttgttttattctgatttattttaaatcctgatacctttccgtaTTCATCAATTGTTTCTAACAAAGTTATACTTgaaattataggatttgttaaagtaaccactacatcatctgcaaaagctctaactttatgctcatattgtctaattttaattccctctatcttctttaactctcgtattttatccaataatggttccagagttaaaACAAACATTAGTggcgataaaggacatccctgtctcgttcctttcacaatcttaataacttctgtcaaactaccatttattataatctgagctgtttgctctccataaatcgctttaattattctaacaaagcagtccccaaattgcattttatctattaatttaaataaaatatcccaatgcaatcaatcaaaggccttctccgcatccaaaaaataaCTGCTGCCAGAgtgttcttcttttccaaatattccaatatattaataatacgtctaacattatttctcatctgcctcccttttataaaaccagattgatcagtatgaattctttgttgtaaaactaacattaatctatttgctattattttaacaaaaatcttataatcattatttaaaagtgagatcagCCTATATttcccgggtttagagcaatcttgctcctcttttggtatcagtgaaatataagatgttttccatgacgggggtattccccctcctaattgtatctgattaaataattctttaagtggacctaatatttcatcctttatcatttcttgtatcaattactccattccagtctcctaataaaataaacgaactgtaatcccagagggtcaacctcttgtgtaacattttataaaacttttcttgttgctgattaggtgcataaatacctatcagtaaagtcttttttgcatctatcaccagttcaatagcaataaatcttccttgaatatctgcctcaattaacttagctggtatatccttcctgatatatacaacgattccattttgcttcttatccaaagctgatgcaacaaaatgtttgcctAATTTTGAGAGAGatcaggggctggggcccattccctgaggccccggaaccGCCACTGCCCCAACCAGGTCagagaatgcaccattccctgactccggcctttccccagaaccaccgcccgctcttcctttgcccacttgctgccTGCTTGCCACCTGTttccccttcgcctttggtcagggcccagggatacctcatttccTGAGACCCCAGAGctaccccctgctcgccgcctgcctcaaccgggtcggggaatggtgcaccAGCCTTGttccggagccgccgcccgctcttccttcaccacgcagcgtatacttactttcttccagcggctggctgccaggaaaggcaagcgtccaaaagttactggagttcctCCTCTTGAATATGCCAcgaccattgctgcttgttccatgcactgactgcgcaagtgcacaccatttatttcatttatttatcagcggcatgTTGGATGTGCGCTTCtgcagccggcgcatagaacaaggtggcatattcaaggagaacaactctggtaacttttggatgcttgcctttcctggcagccagccgctggaggaaagtaagtatatgccgcgtgatgaaggaagagtgggcggcggctccgggagacccattttagataaaaacagcttaatttaaaacttccttaacttttaattgctgtctaaaaatccaactccttaaaaaaagcccaattaactattttttaatagtttacttacccatgAGATgggttgcaggcaggcagattcagttgctagctaatgcaactgattgcagaagctgaagtaaagcatggctttgcaagcccaaaaggagcagcaattataagTAAGTGAGAAGGggggaattgggtgggcatgggtggaggctgttgtaagaggttgtaaaaaagtgattttaaaagcctgtgatgatcaggaaattcatctgggattgccagaggaaaaaagattttaaaaggctcttctgatgatcccagctgaagtttcctCATGGCAGCCCAGATGATcgcaacctcttaaaaggattttttctacaagcaatttggctgaagagcttgcagaaaacatgttttttaaaggttctggtgctcaggcaattcagctgggattgccagaggagccttttaaaatcttttatttttgcaacctcttcggccaagggaacCAGTTGGGGGAGTGGCCAGTTGGGCATCGTTATCAGTTCTGCggacttggccagatttttgccagcggttcttgagaaccggtcagaaccggtagcaacccaccactggtctgtggTGAAGCAACGAACCATTGGGGTTCAGTATATATGTTAAGGCACTTATAGTTGTTTACTAACTAGGTTACATTTAGTCCATTTCATGAAATCAAACCATATTTCTTCAAGGAATGCATCTTCTGGAAACTACAGCAAGTTAAGAAAGATTCTTGGTTGTTCTTTTTCCCCACGTAGTGCCCTCTGATTATATTAGACTTTGAACCCCTTGGAGTTTAATCACTATATCCTATGTATTTACTAAGTAAAGATTATGATAGTTGTATAACTTAGATGGAAAGCAATACACTGAAGAAAGCTCACTTGAGAATTGTACTAAATGGCATAACGTCCTTTACGTGAAATAGATTGATATTTTATCTACCTACTGAGCAAAAATAGCAATATTTAATTGCTTTATgtcacaaaatggatactttggcAAGTCGTAGCCAACTTaatagtgaaatatttttttaaaaatgctaggtACATCATAGTAATATTAATTGCAAAATACTAATTCTTAGTGTGAAAGCACTTATTTTCGAAGTTTATATTAAGATACTGCAACAACTATAATATTCTTATGCTTATTTTCATAATAACATTTTCCTTTGCATTATAGGACTTCTGACCAATAAAAAAATTGTGAATGCATGCAAGGACAAATTCTCATGATAAATTTGAGAGATACACCCTCTATATCAAATGATGTTGTACATCCTTACTGCCCACAATGTATGACTAATTGTTTTTTTCATATAATTTGTATGAATGCATTGATAAATCTTtcacaaaattatttatttttaaacaatgatcattaaaagataaagaatagaaatgttaaaaaatattcttcagaAAATAATACATTTCTTCTACTAACAGTTAAGACAATTAAACAGTTAGGTAATATGGTGCTTAAGTTTCAACTGACCATGAGAAACCAGGTTTCTTTCCATTTAAAAAGCTGAGTACTATTGGTATTATTAGTTGAAATGGCTTCCCATTAAATGATtattaaaaactaaaactaaCTTAAAATCTTCATACTCATCTGAAAATATGAGTCACCTTGTGAGGTCATGTGTTTGACATTGAAATAATGAAACTTGCATAATCATAGCGTATCTGTGAATAGGATAGAAGGGGTCCAGTGTTCCTGTTAACAGGAGAAGATGAAAGTGACCATTATGACCCAGGTTCTTCTGCATATATAATGCGGTAACTTGGAGCAGTCATAAATATAATACTGTGATATGTCTGTAAAGTTCATTTCAGTTCAGTAAGGCATCCATACAGTACTCTCATGAAAGGATCATGGCCTACAATTTGTGAAATGTAGCTACATgttataaaaacatataaatagttGAGAATACTAGAGTAAATCTAATTCCCTGAATATGTTTTTCTGCTTTCAGATAAGTGCAGTTTCTAATATAAGTTCAACAGGTATAAACTATAACTTATGGTAGACTCTACAAGTTGTTTGCAAAAAATTAAGATATCGTCCTATTACAAGGGATTGTGGGAAGTAGggtaagaaggagagaaagacttCTGACCCTTATCTGTACTAGCTATGCTGAGATGAAAGGGTGTTAGCGATAGCAAATGATCCATAACTTTCTCTGAGACTTATTTATTTGGCTGGGGTTTATGAAAACTGCCTTTGAAAACACATCTAAAGGGAGATAGCAAGTTCACTTAAAATCATAATTCTGCTCATACAACTGACATACCCCTTTGAAAAATCTTGGGAACATTCAGTTGACTTTGAGATGTGCAAGCTGACCTTTCCAAGTTTGTCTACTGCCTGCAGAGTGAACTGCAGAGTTGATTTGAAGCTGTTTTAAttctgaaaagagaaaaatacttCCTAGATAGCAAAAGATATGTCAAACAAGTATCCTAATGCCAAAACTAGAAAGGACTGAATTGCAAATTGACATATATTGGGATTTATAGCTGCTATGTTCAATGAAAAATTATGTTTCCAAGTTGGGTTGGctgcttttctttttccatattaaaaGTTTACTTGAAGCCATGTTTATTTGTCAGCATATCATAGTTCTTATTGTTCTGTTGTGTTGGTTCAACTTCAGGTGTGTCAGGTTTTTTCAGAAGGTCTCTTCATCACTAGTGGATTGAGTATAACCTAAACCTGATGACTCAGAATAGAAAGATTCGTGGACTCCACAGGATTTACAAAGACACAGTTTTGAAAAGACACAGTTTTTGAAGAACAGCTTGATGTATAACTTGAATTTTTGTCCCATAAAGAAATAGATGATTGGATTCAAACAGCAGTGAAAATATGTTAGGATTTGAGTCACCTGTTCTGCATAGTCCAAGTTTTTGCTGATTTCACATTGCTCAAGAATACCCATatcatccaaactttttagaaAAAGTATAATATTGTAAGGTGTCCAATACATAAAAAACATGACCACCACAATGAAGATCATCTTTACTGccttcttttttttgttatttctgcAGCGCAGCAAGGTCAAAACTATTCTTGCATAACAAAAGGAAATGATGATGCAGGGTACAATGAGGCCTAATATGTTGATTTCCATACAAGCAAAGAGTTTCCATGCTGTGCTATTCTTAAAGTACACTAATTTGCATTCAGTACGATTATAGTCATTTACTGATGAGCTAAATATGAGTTCTGGAACAGAAACATTGATGGCTACTAGCCATACAATAAGACTAGTAAGAGTGCCATAGGTGGTAGTTCTTGCTTTCAGTGAAAATGCAACATGAACAATGGCAAGATACCTATCAATACTCATGAACATGATAAAAAAGATTCCACTGAAAAATCCAATCTGGAAGATCCAAGAGCTTACTTTACACAAAGTATCTCCAAATATCCATCTATCAGCCATGAAGTAAGACCAAAAAGGAAGACCAAGAACAAAGAGCAAATCAGAGATGGCAAGATTGAGTACGTAAATATCTGTCATGCTTTTCAGCCTCTTGTACTTCAATAATACCAAGACAACAAGAGTATTGCCAGTCAAACCAAGCAAGAAGACCAGTGAGTAAAGAGTGGGAAGGAACAATGATCCAAAACTCCTTACTCCATCTTTGATGCATGGTTCATATTCATAAGCATACTCATCAGtagttaaaaaatattctatgcTGATGCTGGCTGGTTCATTGGTAGACATCATTTTCTTTTGGAAACCTAAATGAAAGGTTAAGGAGTCAATACAGGAAATCAAAGCTTTTTACTCAGAGGAACTAAGGTTGCTATTCTACACATGCTTACTCTGAAAGACCCACTAAATTTGGTGGTATTGCTTCAGAGTAATCACACATAAGACTAGACTGTCAATATTTAAATttcaaaaaaatcacaaaaaataGGATTTGGAAGATATGCATTTCAGAGCCAAAACAGAAACTTCAGACTGAACAACATAATTATTAGTGCTCTAGGTAGAAGAAATTATTCCCTCCAGTCTAGATTATAGTACACAATCTGGCTTTGCTACTACGAAAAATGCCATTACTTACTTTTCTCTGCCTTACTAGAAGCAGTTGGAGTTTGTTCAAGGCAAGAGAACAATATGTATTATAATTGATAAAGTGTTTTTATATTCATCTcttttatataatcctttatcacAAATTAATCATGTTTCACTATATTATTTCAGCTTCTGCCATGTTGTTCTCTTTTCAAATCCATCTTACATCATATCTCCAATTTCAGCCATAAGataatagaaagaaaatatatttctatattttctttctattatcttattttcttcttaatacaTAAACAATATTACTAATCACCCTTAATTCCTAATCtcttacaataacatcaattagttatcttatttctccattgctagatttatttctcaaattccccatcccactttttaacattttaacttcATCTCTCAAtttaaattgtcttcaaaattaaaccaaattgcCATTTCATATTCCATCTGCTGTTCTGTTTTACTATGAGCAATATACAtcagtatacaaatatacaaatttatgtacagtatatgtatataatgtatacaaATGTATATACAGTGTACAATATACAAATCTTACATAAAAACCTTTTAACCAGAAGAATGGCCTTTGAGAGGAGATTTTATTTTGGGAATGTATTGGGAACATAACATAATCATGAACGTGAGAACTGCCAGATTACCATACAAATATCAAATAGTAATTTATAAACATTATTCAATGACTATGTAACTAAGTAAATGCTAGAATACCATATATATTCTACAGTAAATTCttcaaaagggcctctgtggctcagactcgtaagacagtctgttattaacagcagctgcttgcaattactgcaggttcaagccccactaggcccaaggttgactcagccttccatcctttataaggtaggtaaaatgaggacccagattgttgggggcaataaaagttgactttgtatataatatataatatacaaatggatgaagactattgcttaacatagtgtaagccgccctgagtcttcggagaagggcgggatataaatgcaaaaaaaaaaaaaaaagcctcttcaaAACCAGATTCTGTTATTAAAAATGGagtaaaaaaatacaaacaattttCTCTGCCTGATGCTACACCACACTTAATACATATTAATACTTAATACATTTACCTGTCCACGAAGATAAGAAGTGTCTTGCATAAGGGTGATGTACCATCTGCCTAAGGAAGTGGTGTAAATCAAGTGAGatagactgcacaaaagttaACTGAACAGAAACAATTGATTGAAGTACACATTACCTTTCTGTAGATGAATGGCAGAGCCTCACTAACTCCCTCTTGTGAATAACATCATGCTACTACCACACTTTTATCTTTTTCTACAGTAGAAACATCATCTAGCTCTTAAGAAAATTACattctttttatttcaaaaaattttaaCAGTTGTATGCATCATTGGCTTttcttttgaaagagagagagatgagtgagagatgagagggagacagagatgagagaaagacagagagagatgagagagagatgagagggtgagagagaaagagagacagagatgagagggagatgagaggggagagagagagagatgagagagataagagagagaaagagaaatatgagGGAGAGcgatgagagaaaaagagaaagatgagagagagagatgagagaaagagagacagagagagatgagaggaagaaatgagagggagaaagagagagagatgagagaaagagagagatgagagggagatatgagagggagaatgagaaagaggagagagagaaagagagcaagcaagatgagaaagagagaaagagaaagggaaaaagagagagatgagagagagagagagaaagagacagagagagatgagagggagagataagagagagagagaatgagagagttaTGAGAGTGTTATGTCCCTGGTAGGGATGAACAGACTGAGGCAAGACATTTTGTAAAAGGCTAACAATTTATTAGTTAACATTGCTTGTTAACAGGTTTGCTAATTTTGGTGGCTAGTGAGGCTGCTCGGCTAACAGGAGCAGCGGCTGTCAGCACGTTTGACAGCTCCTTATATACTTGCGCCTGAAGTCTAGCAGCCAATCAGAGTGCAGCGGTTTCTGCGGACTGGAGTGTAGCTTGGATGCAGAACTCCTTCATCACTAGATGGCACATCCGTAGTCCTTGAGGTAGGCAGGCTTTCTCCTGACTCATCTGGACCTTcgaaggccttctgtttcttttggATTGAGTGAAATCACTGAAGATGTCCCTGAAGCGGCTGCTGCAGATTCTTCTTCAGTTGCTGGAGACCTCATCACTGGAACACAGTTCCAAAGTCCTGGTAAGTCGTCCTCGCTTCGGGTTGCATCATGATCCTCAACTTCCGACTCAGATTCACTTGGCCCATCTGTAATAAAACTTTTATCTGGCTGGGTTGAATTGTTATCCGGTTTCTctaattgtgtatgtgtgttttgttGACCTCTCACTTGAT
Above is a window of Ahaetulla prasina isolate Xishuangbanna chromosome 4, ASM2864084v1, whole genome shotgun sequence DNA encoding:
- the CCR4 gene encoding C-C chemokine receptor type 4, with amino-acid sequence MMSTNEPASISIEYFLTTDEYAYEYEPCIKDGVRSFGSLFLPTLYSLVFLLGLTGNTLVVLVLLKYKRLKSMTDIYVLNLAISDLLFVLGLPFWSYFMADRWIFGDTLCKVSSWIFQIGFFSGIFFIMFMSIDRYLAIVHVAFSLKARTTTYGTLTSLIVWLVAINVSVPELIFSSSVNDYNRTECKLVYFKNSTAWKLFACMEINILGLIVPCIIISFCYARIVLTLLRCRNNKKKKAVKMIFIVVVMFFMYWTPYNIILFLKSLDDMGILEQCEISKNLDYAEQVTQILTYFHCCLNPIIYFFMGQKFKLYIKLFFKNCVFSKLCLCKSCGVHESFYSESSGLGYTQSTSDEETF